One stretch of Odocoileus virginianus isolate 20LAN1187 ecotype Illinois chromosome 26, Ovbor_1.2, whole genome shotgun sequence DNA includes these proteins:
- the LOC110145581 gene encoding elongation factor 1-beta → MGFGDLKSPAGLQVLNDYLADKSYIEGYVPSQADVAVFEAVSGPPPADLCHALRWYNHIKSYEKEKASLPGVKKALGKYGPANVEDTTESGATDSKDDDDIDLFGSDDEEESEEAKRLREERLAQYESKKAKKPALVAKSSILLDVKPWDDETDMAKLEECVRSIQADGLVWGSSKLVPVGYGIKKLQIQCVVEDDKVGTDMLEEQITAFDEYVQSMDVAAFNKI, encoded by the coding sequence ATGGGTTTTGGAGACTTGAAAAGCCCCGCTGGCCTCCAGGTGCTCAACGACTACTTGGCGGACAAGAGTTACATAGAGGGGTATGTGCCATCGCAAGCAGATGTGGCAGTATTTGAAGCCGTCTCCGGCCCACCACCTGCCGACTTGTGTCATGCCCTCCGTTGGTATAATCACATCAAATCTtatgagaaggaaaaggccagCCTGCCAGGAGTGAAGAAAGCTTTGGGCAAGTATGGCCCTGCTAATGTGGAAGACACCACAGAAAGTGGAGCTACAGATAGTAAAGATGATGATGACATTGATCTCTTTGGATCTGATGATgaggaggaaagtgaagaagcCAAGAGGCTAAGAGAAGAACGCCTTGCCCAGTATGAGTCAAAGAAAGCCAAAAAACCAGCACTTGTCGCCAAGTCTTCCATCTTATTAGACGTGAAACCTTGGGATGATGAGACCGATATGGCAAAACTAGAGGAGTGCGTCAGAAGCATTCAAGCAGACGGCTTGGTCTGGGGCTCTTCTAAACTAGTTCCAGTTGGGTATGGCATTAAAAAACTTCAAATACAGTGTGTAGTTGAAGACGACAAAGTTGGGACAGACATGCTGGAGGAGCAGATCACTGCTTTCGATGAGTATGTACAGTCTATGGATGTGGCTGCGTTCAACAAGATCTAA